One Sphingopyxis macrogoltabida genomic region harbors:
- a CDS encoding serine hydrolase domain-containing protein, with protein sequence MAAYRFGTASVAEAGFSASVLAELDAYFDTMVANGELPGQVMLLARGDTIVHAHVAGFADCRDRRPLHTDSIFTLFSMSKPLAAVAMLLLYEEGKWQFDDSVADYLPEFAGIAALPGSNATRPPTIRELFTHSAGFSLGKTVEEMQEKLAKLRWHDARSLTEQIGRYASLPLGYEPGTAWEYSVATDLQAEIVERLSGERYDLFLKKRVFDPLGMEDTGFTLDYDQTRRLVCGHVFDPETGRLRTATSEERMESIFPMGGTSFKSTAGDYARFARMLLQRGSLGEVKILKPESIELMLSNHLPEDLLQNRYPILHYVIGQGNGHGLNGMVCVDPARAGRPVGKGTYEWGGAFGTWFWIDPANDILCIGMTHRQRIATDMRPPEVVAQEFVYRALREA encoded by the coding sequence ATGGCAGCATATCGTTTCGGCACGGCAAGCGTCGCCGAAGCAGGCTTTTCGGCAAGCGTGCTCGCCGAACTCGATGCCTATTTCGATACGATGGTCGCAAACGGCGAATTACCGGGACAGGTGATGCTGCTCGCGCGCGGCGACACGATCGTCCACGCCCATGTCGCCGGGTTCGCCGATTGCCGCGACCGTCGCCCGCTGCACACCGATTCGATCTTCACGCTCTTTTCGATGAGCAAGCCGCTGGCGGCCGTCGCGATGCTGCTTCTTTACGAGGAGGGCAAGTGGCAGTTCGACGACAGCGTCGCCGATTATCTTCCCGAATTTGCCGGCATCGCGGCGCTTCCCGGTAGCAACGCCACGCGCCCGCCGACGATCCGCGAACTGTTTACGCACAGCGCCGGTTTCAGCCTCGGCAAGACCGTCGAGGAGATGCAGGAAAAGCTGGCGAAGCTGAGATGGCACGACGCCCGCTCGCTTACCGAGCAAATCGGCCGCTATGCGTCATTGCCGCTCGGATACGAGCCCGGCACCGCATGGGAATATAGCGTCGCCACCGACCTTCAGGCCGAGATCGTCGAACGGCTGAGCGGCGAGCGGTACGACCTGTTCCTGAAGAAGCGCGTCTTTGACCCGCTCGGCATGGAGGATACCGGCTTCACGCTCGATTACGACCAGACGCGCCGGCTGGTGTGTGGGCATGTCTTCGACCCCGAAACCGGCCGGCTGCGTACCGCCACCTCCGAAGAGCGGATGGAATCGATCTTTCCGATGGGCGGCACGTCGTTCAAATCGACCGCCGGCGACTATGCCCGCTTCGCCCGCATGCTGCTCCAGCGCGGCAGTCTGGGCGAGGTGAAAATCCTGAAACCCGAGAGCATCGAGCTGATGCTGTCGAACCACCTGCCGGAAGACCTGCTCCAAAATCGCTATCCGATCCTTCATTATGTGATCGGTCAGGGCAATGGCCACGGCCTTAACGGCATGGTCTGCGTCGATCCGGCCCGCGCCGGCCGGCCGGTCGGCAAGGGCACCTATGAGTGGGGCGGCGCGTTCGGTACCTGGTTCTGGATCGATCCTGCCAACGACATCCTGTGCATCGGTATGACGCATCGCCAGCGGATCGCGACCGACATGCGCCCGCCCGAAGTGGTCGCGCAGGAATTCGTCTATCGCGCGCTGCGCG
- a CDS encoding TonB-dependent receptor, translating to MAMLLVAAAMPASVWAQEAAPADSASDQSGDIIVTANKRPERQLDVPSAITAFRGSDLLDSGYTSLKDYLALTPGVQVSQTGGGGAPVIRGLTTGTNLGAIVGIVVDGAPVGPSSSFNLGGANSTDLDPIDLERVEVLKGPQGTLYGANTLGGLVSYTFARPNLDRVTAIARGELSGTQHGGTSHSFRAAASAPIVQDMLGLRVSGYIDRPSGFIDNSVAGINNFNRQRNWGINGSLRFEPTPELSINIVGFHQQVNQLGQDYVVYGADRKPVTDLHYDQQLYSKYRKNSDVLIGTVDYDLGFANLTSVSSYQKIDTYIVLNALTFNAQLPVFTAFGGVPVPAGTAAGADAKGPVKKFSQELRLASSDDGPLQYVLGAFYTYEKARTSTNVVGFDPDFQEVPTLAPAIGFGVNDTYKEIAGFGNLTYKFGEAFDLTGGLRIGRISQAYNQTFYGSDAAAFNNFLGFLGLDPVPADTGTTRGSETVKTYLLTARYHFSPDGMVYARYATGFRPGGPNFAVPGLPPSFKSDSTENFEGGLKTKFWDGKGTIDLSAFYMRWKDILIQVSSGGLNAYANGGNARVYGVEGLLSLRPVDGLTLAATIAYNDGKITSVDPLAAASLGVGDPLPNSAKWSGSLTLDYRTPIGGDWQAVVGGTAKFVGKRYTSLRSSLINPFYLMPGYALFDIRAGVESDRVDISLFVRNLTDKRAQLSGSGANGINEIIVQRPRTMGVAVMFKY from the coding sequence ATGGCAATGTTGCTTGTGGCGGCGGCGATGCCGGCGAGCGTCTGGGCGCAGGAAGCGGCTCCCGCCGACAGCGCGAGCGATCAAAGCGGCGACATTATCGTTACCGCGAACAAGCGGCCCGAACGTCAGCTCGACGTGCCGAGCGCGATCACCGCTTTCCGTGGCAGCGACCTGCTCGACAGCGGCTACACCAGTCTCAAGGATTATCTGGCGCTGACCCCCGGCGTGCAGGTCAGCCAGACGGGTGGCGGCGGCGCGCCGGTCATCCGCGGCTTGACCACGGGCACCAATCTGGGCGCGATCGTCGGGATCGTCGTCGACGGTGCCCCGGTCGGTCCCAGTTCATCCTTCAATCTCGGCGGCGCCAATTCGACCGACCTCGATCCGATCGACCTTGAGCGCGTCGAAGTGCTGAAGGGCCCGCAGGGCACGCTTTACGGCGCGAACACCCTGGGCGGGCTTGTGTCCTACACCTTCGCCCGGCCGAATCTCGACCGGGTTACCGCAATCGCCCGCGGCGAACTCAGCGGCACCCAGCATGGCGGCACCAGCCATTCGTTCCGCGCCGCGGCGAGCGCGCCGATCGTTCAGGATATGCTGGGCCTGCGGGTATCGGGCTATATCGACCGCCCGTCGGGCTTCATCGACAACAGCGTGGCGGGGATCAACAACTTCAACCGCCAGCGCAACTGGGGAATCAACGGGTCGCTGCGTTTCGAACCGACCCCCGAACTCAGCATCAACATCGTCGGCTTTCACCAGCAGGTGAACCAGCTCGGACAGGATTATGTCGTCTATGGTGCCGACCGGAAGCCGGTCACCGACCTTCACTATGACCAGCAACTTTATAGCAAATATCGCAAAAACTCCGACGTTCTCATCGGCACGGTCGATTATGATCTGGGGTTCGCCAACCTGACATCGGTCAGCAGCTATCAGAAGATCGATACCTACATCGTCCTCAACGCGCTGACCTTCAACGCGCAGCTACCCGTTTTCACCGCGTTCGGAGGTGTTCCGGTTCCCGCCGGTACGGCCGCGGGCGCCGACGCCAAAGGGCCGGTCAAGAAATTCTCGCAGGAACTGCGTCTCGCCTCGTCCGATGACGGTCCGCTGCAATATGTTCTCGGCGCCTTCTATACCTATGAAAAGGCGCGGACCTCGACCAACGTCGTCGGCTTCGATCCGGACTTCCAGGAGGTGCCGACGCTGGCGCCGGCGATCGGCTTTGGCGTCAACGACACCTATAAGGAAATCGCCGGCTTCGGTAACCTGACCTACAAGTTTGGCGAGGCCTTCGACCTGACCGGTGGCCTTCGGATCGGCCGGATCAGCCAAGCCTATAACCAGACATTTTACGGCAGCGACGCGGCCGCGTTCAACAACTTCCTCGGCTTCCTGGGCCTCGATCCCGTTCCCGCCGATACCGGAACGACGCGCGGGTCGGAAACGGTCAAGACCTACCTGCTCACCGCGCGTTATCATTTCTCGCCCGACGGAATGGTCTATGCCCGCTATGCGACGGGTTTCCGCCCGGGCGGCCCGAACTTCGCGGTCCCCGGCCTGCCGCCGAGCTTCAAGTCGGACTCGACCGAGAATTTCGAAGGCGGTCTGAAAACCAAATTCTGGGACGGCAAGGGCACGATCGACCTGTCGGCCTTCTACATGCGCTGGAAGGATATTCTCATCCAGGTCAGCAGCGGCGGCCTCAACGCCTATGCCAATGGCGGTAATGCGCGCGTCTACGGGGTTGAAGGATTGCTTTCGCTCCGTCCCGTCGATGGGCTGACGCTGGCGGCAACGATTGCTTACAACGACGGCAAGATCACCAGCGTCGATCCGCTTGCGGCGGCTTCGCTGGGGGTGGGCGATCCGTTGCCGAACAGCGCGAAATGGAGCGGCTCGCTGACGCTTGATTATCGCACGCCGATCGGTGGCGACTGGCAGGCGGTGGTCGGCGGCACCGCGAAATTCGTCGGCAAACGCTATACTTCCCTGCGGTCGAGCCTCATCAATCCCTTTTACCTGATGCCCGGTTATGCGCTGTTCGACATCCGTGCCGGCGTCGAAAGCGATCGGGTCGACATCAGCCTGTTCGTCCGCAACCTGACCGACAAGCGCGCTCAGCTCAGCGGCAGCGGCGCGAACGGGATCAACGAGATCATCGTCCAGCGCCCGCGGACAATGGGTGTCGCCGTCATGTTCAAATATTGA
- a CDS encoding helix-turn-helix domain-containing protein, producing the protein MREKTGRKAELASSRLRVGAAIRERRQAAGLSLAELAERIGVALSTMSKIENGKISTSFERLDSISRALQADFAEFLGTAAPRAIFMSQSPAYGMRRSITRPEDGTMVDAGTYLEWFHASDMLQKRFQPVVAELLIEDVADYGPFTQHSGEEFNYVLEGEMEFHTEIYAPVRLTAGSSIYFDAEMKHAHVRVGSSPCRLLAILCPRMEPLAAGTADRRSMRVVDPQGNDMAAAAK; encoded by the coding sequence ATGCGCGAGAAGACGGGCCGCAAGGCGGAGTTGGCGAGCAGCCGGTTGCGGGTCGGGGCGGCGATCCGCGAACGACGGCAGGCGGCGGGCCTGTCGCTGGCCGAACTCGCCGAGCGGATCGGTGTCGCGCTTTCGACCATGTCGAAGATCGAGAATGGCAAGATTTCGACCAGCTTCGAACGGCTCGACAGCATCAGTCGCGCGTTGCAGGCGGATTTCGCCGAATTTCTCGGGACCGCGGCGCCGAGGGCGATTTTTATGTCGCAGTCGCCGGCCTATGGCATGCGGCGCAGCATCACGCGGCCCGAGGACGGGACGATGGTCGACGCCGGGACCTATCTCGAATGGTTCCACGCCTCGGACATGCTGCAGAAGCGTTTCCAGCCGGTGGTCGCCGAATTGCTGATCGAGGATGTCGCCGACTATGGCCCCTTCACCCAGCACAGCGGCGAGGAGTTCAACTATGTCCTCGAAGGCGAGATGGAGTTCCACACGGAAATCTACGCGCCGGTTCGCCTCACCGCAGGGTCGAGCATCTATTTCGACGCCGAGATGAAGCATGCGCATGTTCGGGTCGGCAGCAGTCCGTGCCGCTTGCTCGCTATCCTTTGCCCGCGAATGGAACCGCTCGCCGCCGGTACGGCGGACCGCCGGTCGATGCGGGTTGTCGATCCGCAGGGCAACGATATGGCCGCGGCCGCCAAATAG
- a CDS encoding alpha-hydroxy acid oxidase, which produces MAGLSKAFNVADVRALAGRALPRPIRDYLEGGADDEWTLARNRAAFGDWVLAQRTLVDVSVIDPGTDMLGFRAAMPLMLSPTGMSQLFHASGETAVARAAAAAGVPYGLSTMATTSIETIAATGANRYFQLYLFRDRELTRALLERAAAHGYGALCLTVDTAMAGNRERDLKSGMIMPPRFTLGSLLSFAGHPRWSLGALKNRSFQLANVVDHVGDIGSAGTSVIDYVNAQFDRTATWKDVEWLRGLWSGKLVIKGAIMPGDCLEAVDCGVDAVMVSNHGGRQLDTAGAPLDYLPAIRDRIGDRAELIVDGGVRRGTDVLKAIALGANGCSIGRPYLYGLAAGGEAGVARILSIFRSEIERDMGLMGRTRIADITAADVDHLSQFRSKPGC; this is translated from the coding sequence ATGGCGGGTCTTTCGAAAGCCTTTAACGTCGCCGATGTCCGGGCGCTGGCCGGCCGCGCCCTGCCGCGGCCAATCCGCGACTATCTGGAGGGCGGCGCCGACGACGAATGGACGCTGGCGCGCAATCGCGCGGCGTTCGGCGATTGGGTGCTGGCGCAGCGGACGCTTGTTGATGTCAGCGTCATCGATCCGGGTACCGACATGCTCGGCTTCCGGGCTGCGATGCCGTTGATGCTGTCGCCAACCGGCATGTCGCAGCTCTTCCACGCGTCGGGCGAAACGGCGGTCGCGCGCGCGGCGGCAGCGGCGGGCGTGCCCTATGGCCTGTCGACGATGGCGACGACGTCGATCGAGACGATCGCGGCGACGGGCGCGAACCGCTATTTCCAGCTCTATCTGTTCCGCGATCGCGAGCTTACCCGCGCGCTCCTCGAACGCGCCGCGGCGCATGGCTATGGCGCGCTGTGCCTGACCGTCGACACGGCGATGGCGGGGAACCGCGAGCGCGACCTCAAGAGCGGGATGATCATGCCGCCGCGCTTCACGCTCGGCAGTTTGCTGAGCTTCGCCGGGCATCCGCGCTGGTCGCTCGGCGCGCTCAAGAACCGGTCGTTCCAGCTCGCCAATGTCGTCGACCATGTCGGCGATATCGGCAGCGCGGGCACCAGCGTCATCGATTATGTCAACGCGCAGTTCGACCGGACCGCGACATGGAAAGATGTCGAATGGCTGCGCGGCCTATGGTCCGGCAAGCTGGTGATTAAGGGCGCGATCATGCCCGGCGATTGTCTGGAAGCCGTCGACTGCGGCGTCGATGCGGTCATGGTGTCGAACCACGGCGGCCGTCAGCTCGACACCGCGGGCGCGCCCCTCGACTATCTGCCAGCGATCCGCGACCGGATCGGCGACAGGGCCGAACTGATCGTCGATGGCGGGGTGCGCCGCGGCACCGATGTGCTGAAGGCGATCGCGCTCGGCGCCAACGGCTGCTCAATCGGGCGGCCCTATCTTTACGGGCTCGCGGCGGGCGGCGAGGCCGGGGTCGCGCGTATATTGTCGATATTCCGCAGCGAGATCGAACGCGACATGGGATTGATGGGGCGGACGCGGATCGCCGATATCACCGCCGCCGATGTCGACCATCTCTCGCAATTCCGGTCGAAGCCCGGCTGCTGA
- a CDS encoding cation transporter gives MSIHPGTHADDLPLHLRETLKRAERLEYWNIFWTITIVIVMGLVLGQSQTMKTAWIEDTLGLVPPIAFLVAARMERKGKRSRKFPFGFERVNGLGFFLAAVALAATGALLLWDSTMTLIKAEHASVGSIELFGRDIWLGWLMIGAQVYAMIPPMIIGRKELPLAEELADKLLHTDALMNKANWMTGAAGVAGIVGLGLGWWWADSVAAAIISFDILHDGMKAIRSSTAELVDGTPRALASAEISKEAEALEAALKQRYPGATIRLRETGRLIRAEVHGCLPDEPFDVNGHWPGKTERNWRLAQISFVPASATDAGDV, from the coding sequence ATGAGCATCCATCCCGGCACCCACGCCGACGACCTCCCGCTTCATCTGCGCGAAACGTTGAAACGCGCCGAGCGGCTGGAATATTGGAACATCTTCTGGACGATCACCATCGTCATCGTCATGGGGCTCGTCCTCGGCCAGAGCCAGACGATGAAGACCGCGTGGATCGAGGACACGCTCGGCCTCGTGCCGCCGATCGCTTTCCTCGTCGCGGCGCGGATGGAGCGCAAGGGCAAGCGGTCGCGCAAATTTCCCTTCGGCTTCGAGCGGGTCAACGGCCTCGGCTTTTTCCTTGCCGCGGTCGCGCTCGCGGCAACCGGCGCGCTGCTCCTGTGGGATTCGACGATGACGCTGATCAAGGCCGAGCATGCCTCGGTCGGATCGATCGAGCTGTTCGGCCGCGATATCTGGCTCGGCTGGCTGATGATCGGCGCGCAGGTCTATGCGATGATCCCGCCGATGATCATCGGGCGCAAGGAATTGCCGCTCGCCGAGGAACTCGCCGACAAATTGCTCCATACCGACGCGCTGATGAACAAGGCGAACTGGATGACGGGTGCCGCCGGCGTCGCGGGGATCGTCGGGCTGGGTCTCGGCTGGTGGTGGGCGGACTCGGTCGCGGCGGCGATCATCTCGTTCGACATCCTCCACGACGGCATGAAGGCGATCCGCTCGTCGACGGCCGAACTGGTCGACGGCACCCCGCGCGCGCTGGCGAGCGCCGAGATATCGAAGGAAGCCGAGGCGCTCGAAGCGGCGCTCAAACAGCGCTACCCCGGCGCGACGATCCGGCTGCGCGAGACGGGGCGGCTGATCCGCGCCGAAGTGCACGGCTGCCTGCCCGACGAGCCTTTCGACGTGAACGGCCACTGGCCGGGGAAGACCGAACGCAACTGGCGCCTTGCGCAGATCAGCTTCGTTCCGGCATCGGCAACCGATGCCGGCGACGTTTAA